TCTTGGAGGCAGATCTGATACCCCCAGAAGCTATAACAGGAAGAGTTGGCATCTGTGGGGGCATTCTGTCTGTGCTCACCCCCAAGGTGCCTAGTGGCAGCTGGGCTGACCAGCTACCCTCTGGCCACCAGGGGCTGTACCAGAAGTCCATGCAAGTGCTTGACCTGCTCCTCCAGGCCTTCGTCTCTGAGAACGAGAGCACGGATGAGATCTGCTTCCTCCTGCAGGTAAGGGCTCCCAGTGCCCATCCCACCCCGGGGCCCACCCAGGGAGCATCCCGCAGGTGAAGGAGGGCCAGGAGGGCAGGTCAGCCAGTGTGCCCCCCACATGTACCCAAGTGCTAGGGGTGTTCGCCTCTTCCCTCAGAACAGTGCGGATCCTGCGAGGAGCAGGGAGGCCCTCTGCCCTTACCTCCGGGAGCCCCAGGGCAGGGAGGATCAACCCCCGAGGGCTCTCCCCCAGACTGGAGAGGCCGTCCCTCAAACACCAgcctccctctgctccccctgcacagcccagggcccagggggACACCACTCACCCCCAGAGTCCCGGGAGCCCCGAGGGACAGTCTTGTGGCCCCATGTGCTTCACCCTAGGGTGCCGGGCTACTGGACAGGCAGGAAAGGGTAATATGCCCTGTGGGCCGTGAGCCGCCCCTacctccccccaccgccccagcCGCACCCCAGGAGGGCGGGCCTGTGGGCTGAGGTCCCTGGCTCTGGCCTCCACCCCAGCACGCGGAGCCCTGGCTGAAGTCGAGCAAAAGCTACAAGCGCAAGCGGGTGGTGCAGTCTGTCTTCCTGCTCCTCAAGTACGTGGCGGACTACGTGAAGCTCACCGTGAGTGCCCTGCCAGGCCCCTACCCTGCTTCCTCTCGCCTCCCACAGTCCCTGTCCGCTGAACACAGGGGTGGTTGGCGGGCCCTGGGGACTAGACACCATCCCACCAGGAGCCCAGTCCTGGGGTGGAGGTTGCGGTTCAAATAGAACAGGAACAGCCTGGATGAAAAGGCTCCCTGTGAGCAGGACTGGAAGGAAAGAGGGGCGAGCCAGGGGGCTATCTGGACCCCTCAGGCAAGGCCCGATGGAGAGGGCAGTATTTGAGGACAGGGCAGCCGATACAAGGACCAGCTAGAGGAGCGCTTAGCTGAAAGCTCTCAGCCCCAGGGCCAGCAGTGGGGGAAACAAGACACAAAGACCTGGAGGGGACAGGACGGGCCCTGGTGCGGTCACTCCACCCTCAGCCAAGGCCCCGAAGCTGCTGAAATACAAgagtaaacagaaaaatatccCAAAGCAGCCAGAAGGAaagagtgcacacacacaggcatgcactcATGCACACGGGGAAGGAAGAACAGGACGTCTACTAACTTCCGGTCAGAAGCAACGAGGAAATGGGGGTCCTGAGGGTGAACAAGGGCCCCTCTGCAGACACGGCGCCAGCACCCAACCCGCGAGACGCGGAGCACAGGAACGAGCTGAGAGCTGCAGGGCGGGGAGGGACGGTGGTGGAGGCCGGCTGCGCTCACTGCGCTCCTCCCCCAGGAGGAGGCCATGCCCTCAGGGCTGGGCCGCCAGgtgggcctgctgctgctgctgtggcagGACCGGGACCAGCTCACCCGGAGCCACTCCCACCAGTGTGTCTACCTCTTCCTGCAGCTTCTGATCCAGCAGAAGGGTGAgccgtggggtggggggaggcctcTCTGGTGGTATGGGGGAGGGTGTCATCTCCCAGGCTGCAGGTGGCAGGCCTCCTGACCCAGCGTCCCACCGCAGGGAGCATGTCGTCGGAGTTCATGCATCTGAATAAAATGAAGAACTTTGAAGCAAAGGCTCACAAAGATTCTGAGCTGAAGTTCTACAGTTTGGTGAAGGTGAGGGCTGGGAAGGGTGGAGGGTGCTGGCAGCTGGCCTGGGGCTGCTGCAGAGCCCCAGACTGCCCAAGAGCGCAGGGTTGGcctgcccatttcacagatagggCCAGTGGAGGGCCTCTGCAGTCTGTGCAGGGGTCAGGTTAGCAAGCGCCCGGTCCCCAGAGCTCTTTCCAGGGAAGCACCCTGTCTTCCCCTTAGAactccgcccccgccccgctcACCCAACCGTGATGGGTCCCCTTAGGAGATGCAGAATCTGTGGTCTCACAGACATTTTCAGAACCTCCCTTCCCAGCATCCTCTCCTTCTGGCCCCCCGTGGCCCCCCACTAGAGTGACAGCTGGCCTTAGCACCCCCTGTCCCCGGTTAGGGCAAGCAGGATGGCTGGTCTCCCTTCTCTCGCCCCCTCTGCACCCTCCTACCCCCAACCCAGATCAAGTCCTCAGGCTCAGCTCTCCCTTCGAGCTGGCCTGGGATTCTAGGGCTTGGGTTTGGGTCCAGGCTCTGCGCCTAACTGGCTGAGTACCCTGGTGGGTCTGTCGAACTTTCTGTGCCCGTTTCCCCACCTTCCAAGGGAGGATCACCGAGCCTGGAACCTAGCCGCTCTCAGCACAGCCCCCTCCCTGGGGGCTCACAGCTGAGAAGCCCATTCCTCTAGCGGGTTCCCCAGAGGTGGGGCCAGGGCAGCGCCCTTGACCAAGGAGAGGGGAGGCCTGAGCCAGGCCGGGGTAGGCAGCAGAGCCGGCCCCACCCTGTCTATCCCGGCTAGGGGTGGAGCACGGCTGCTCGCTCTCTGCCTCTGCAGAGCCATTTTCCAGAGAAGGGGCAGCTGTGAGGCTGCAGCAGCCACATTTCTGGCCACTGGGCGGGGGTCCATGACCTGTGGCAGCCAGCGGGGCCTGCACCGACAGCCTGCTGGGCGTAGGGGTTCAGCTGGGGCCCTCCAAGGGTCTCTGCAGCCTGTCCCCGGGTAAGAGCGCGCCCCAGCTTCGTCGCCAAGCCCACACAGGGGATGGCCTGGGCAGCGGCTGCCAGGGGAGGACGCCCTTGGCCCTCAGCCCGGACCCTCTGCGGCCGACCTCGGACGAGCACCTGGCAGTGGCGCAGCACACGCAGCTTGTGCTCCGCTCCTGCAAGGGCTGTGCAGCCACGACGGCTTCAGCTGCCACCTGGCCCCGGAGCTGCTCCTGACCATCATGGAGGGCCGCAGCATCAAGCCAGGGCAGGTGGGCTGCCAGCGGGGGCAGTGCGCACACCGGGCCTCTTCACCGAGGCCCCCTGAGCTCTGGAGGTAGGAAGTCCTGAGGCTGCTCTTGGCCATTGGCTCTGGTCGGCAGGGCTGAGTTTTAGCCAGGCCCAGGTGTCCCCATCTGGCTGGACTCCTCAAGATCCCAGGCCCCTGCCACAGGCCATCAGAGGAGCACCCTGCCTCTGTCACAGCCTTGTCcagcaagaaagagagaaaggggccCCACTCCCACCAAGATTTTAACTGCCCTGGTCTGGCTTGGCCAACCTAGTCCACAGCCCACTCGGAAAGTGACCTTCCACAGCGACGGCCAGGCCCACTGGCCCCTTGAGCTGATGCCCGTTTTCGCACGAGCCTGCAGCAATGGCGGGCTTAGCCCAGTTGGGGGCAGCCCCCTTGGGGCCTGCACACGTCCAGACACCCCACTGGCTGCCGGCAGGGACACCCTCCTGGAGGAG
Above is a genomic segment from Odocoileus virginianus isolate 20LAN1187 ecotype Illinois chromosome 15, Ovbor_1.2, whole genome shotgun sequence containing:
- the LOC110141236 gene encoding maestro heat-like repeat family member 5; its protein translation is MLVKALSQESSAWSYKFTQTLELIQCLLVSDPRGLCGDGRPGRQVGASPMLAPTRPPVHPGEGAQLPSQPLLAEDHTGHHGAEPLTAPAQTQVKSRILQTYPQSLYNLPPMEMLKSSLPPLELAPDVVGLYQKSMQVLDLLLQAFVSENESTDEICFLLQHAEPWLKSSKSYKRKRVVQSVFLLLKYVADYVKLTEEAMPSGLGRQVGLLLLLWQDRDQLTRSHSHQCVYLFLQLLIQQKGEPWGGGRPLWWYGGGCHLPGCRWQAS